The genomic DNA AGCAGGCGCGAGACCAGTTTCGGGTGCGGGCGCTTGTGGGGGGCAAAAACGCTGCCAAACTGGCAGAGCAGGCCCGTAGCCTAAAGGCAGAACTGGCCGTTCTGGCTGATGAAGGCGCGTTTGAAGAGCTAAAAACCCTGCTGGCAGGCAGCGGCACGAAAGTTGCCTGTGGCCGTCAGGCGGTTATTGATGCCGCAGCCCTTCCGGCAGATTGGACAATGGCCGCCATTACTGGTGCTGCGGGGCTGGAGCCTACGCTGGCAGCGGTAAAGAACGGAAAAAGCATTGCGCTGGCCAACAAGGAAGCCTTGGTATGCGCAGGTGATGTAATGCTGCGTGCCGTAAAGGAAGCAGGTGCCACACTGCTGCCGGTGGATTCTGAGCACAACGCTGTTTTTCAGGCTATGGCCGACCGGCAGATTGATCAGGTTGAAAAAATTATTCTTACCGCATCGGGTGGACCGTTCCGCACCTCTACGCTGGAAGAAATGCGTGTGGTCACCCGTGCGCAGGCGCTTAAGCACCCAACGTGGAGCATGGGGGCTAAAATCAGCATCGATTCTGCCAGCATGTTCAATAAGGGGCTGGAAGTTATTGAGGCTGCCCGTATCTTTAATCTGCCAGAAGATAAGATTGATGTGCTGGTGCACCCGCAATCTGTTGTGCATGGCATGGTGCAGTACACAGATGGCAGCCTGATTGCCCAGATGGGTTCTGCCGATATGCGTATCCCCATTGCACACACGCTCACATGGCCCAAGCGTATGGCCACCACGTCTCCGCGTCTGGATCTGGCGGCTTTTGGTAAGCTGGAATTCTATGCACCGGATGAAGTGCGCTTTCCCGCACTGCGCCTTGCGCGTGAGGCGCTGCGCAAGGGGGGGGCGGCTTCTGCTATCCTTTCCGCTGCCAATGAAATTGCGGTTGATGCCTTCTTGCATGAACAGATCGGCTTTTTGGATATTTCCCGCATTGTGGAAGAGGTGATGGTAGCCCTTGGCGCACCGTCAGCAGATACGCTGGATGCCGTGCTGCATTGGGATGCCGAGGCACGCCGTGCCGCACAGCGCCTGATTCCCGCCCACGCGGCTTGAGAAAACGCAGCCCCCAGCCGATATCGGAAGAATGATGATACACGATTACCTGCGTACACTGCTTTCCTTCGTTTTCGTGCTGGGTGTGTTGGTGAGCTTTCACGAACTTGGCCACTATCTGGCGGCCAAGTGGCGCGGCGTGCATGTTGAGGTGTTTTCGCTCGGGTTTGGCCCGGCCCTGTTCCGCTGGCGCGATAAATCCGGCACGGAATGGCGTATCTGCCCCATTCCCTTGGGCGGTTACGTACGCCCCCACGGGTTTGAAGACCCCGAAGACGCCACGCCAGAGCAAAAAGCTGCGTGGATTAAAGGCCGCACCTTTCACGATAAATCGGTTTTTTCCCGCGCTATTGTTATTCTGGCGGGGCCGATTTTTAACTTCATTCTGGCCTTTGCGCTGTTTGCGCTGTTGTTTGCCACAACGGGCCAGCCGCATGTGCGCGATCAGATTGCAACCGTTATGCCAAATGGCGCGGCGGCTGTGGCTGGCGTGCAACAGGGCGATGTCATTCAGCGTATCGGCAGCCATGACGTAACGGGTGTGGAGGATATTCAGGCCTCCATTTCCACGCAGGCTGGCGCACAAACCACGCTCACCGTCAAACGCGGTGAACAGAGCGTGACGTTGCCTATCACCATCGGCAAGGCCCCGGATTCGACTCCTCAAAAGCCGCACGGCCAGCTTGGCATTATTTTTGCCACGGAAGTGGGTAAACCATTGCCATTTCCGCAGGCTGTGGTGGCGGGCGTAAAAGCAACATGGAACGCTAGCGTGCAAACGCTGGATGGCGTGTGGCAGATTCTAACCGGGCAGCATACAGCCAAAGATTTGGGCGGTCCGCTCAAGATTGCGCAACTTTCCGGGCAGGTGGCGCAGTATGGGTTTGCCAGCCTGTTGTCCTTTATGGCGCTGCTTTCTGTTAACCTTGGGCTGATTAATCTCTTCCCCGTGCCGCTTCTTGATGGTGGACGTCTGGTTTTTTATGCCATAGAGGCAATAAGAGGCCGCCCGGTTTCCAAGCGGGTGCAAGAGATCAGTTTTCAGGTTGGTTTTGCATTGCTTGCAGGCCTGTTCCTGTTCTCCACGTTCAATGACCTTTCAGGTTTTGGCCTGTTCAGGTGGATTGCTTCGCTTGTAGGATGAATGACGGCGGGAACAGGAAGGGAAGTGCTTGCGTGACAGGGGTGATTTCGGATACCTCCCGTTGCGGGCGGAATGAGAACGGAAGATGGGCTTTCGTACGAAAAGCGACCCGGATGGAAGGAAGCAGATCTTGACGGGTAAGCGTTCAGCCCTGTTCGTTTCTGTCTGTGTGCTACCTTTTGTGATGGTGGATGGCAGACAGGCATCCGCCGCATCAACAGAAGGTACAAATGCTGCCGCACCAGCGGCAGTGGTGGCGCCCTCCCGCGCGATACATGCGCGTACGCCGCGCCTTTCCGAATCCACATCATCTGTTGCGCCTACGGGCGGATATATTGAAGATATCCGGGTATCGGGTAACACCCGTATCGAAACCAACACCGTATTGTCCTACATGGTTGCACGTGTGGGGGACCCGTTCAGCCAGGATGATCTGGACCGTTCGCTTAAGACCCTTTACGCCACCGGGCTATTTAAGGATGTGACGCTGCGCCGTGATGGCAACATCCTGCTGGTGCGCCTGAAGGAAAACCCCATCGTCAACCGTATCGTGTTCGAGGGGAACCACGCGGCCAAGGATGAAGACCTGCGTAAGGTGCTGGCTCTGCGCCCGCGTGCGGTGTTCTCGGCCGAAACCACGGCGGATGACCGCCAGCGTATTCTGGAAGTGTATGCCCAGAAGGCTCGCTTTGCTGCGGTGGTGACGCCCCAGATTATCAAGCTGGCCCATAACCGTGTGGATGTGGTTTTCCAGATTAACGAAGGGCCGCAGACACTCATCAGCAAGATCGCGTTTGTGGGCAACAAGGCTTACAGCGAATCCAGTCTGGCGGGTGTTGTTTCCTCCAAGGAAACAGCTTGGTACCACTTCCTGTCCTCATCCGATGAGTACAACCCCGAACGCATTAAATACGATGCGGAATTGCTGCGCCGGTTTTACCTGCGCAACGGGTTTGTGGATTTTCAGATCAAGGACGTAAAAGGCGAGCTCTCGCCGGATCGGAAGTCCTTCTACGTCACCTTCACCATGGATGAAGGTGTGCGCTACCGTTTGGGCAAGGTGGATATCCGCTCCAGCCTGCGCCATGTGCCAGCTAAATCTCTGCGTAAGTATGTCGAGCTGTTCCCGCACCAGTGGTACGATGGTAAGGCCGTGCAGGATAACGCCACGGATATGGAGGAAATCCTTCAGGCCGAAGGGCATCCGTTCGCGCAGGTACGTCCTACCATTGCCCGTAATCCAGAAAAGCGGATTGTAAACCTGCTGTTTGATGTGAGCGAAGGCCCACGCCATTACGTTGAGCGTATTGACGTCAACGGCAACACTATCACGCAGGATAATGTGGTGCGCCGCCAGTTGCCGTTTGCTGAGGGTGACCCCTACACAACCAGCTACAAGAAATACGCCAAGGAAGCAGTGCAGGATCTGGGCTTCTTTAAAAGCGTGGATGTTTCCACGGCCCAAGGCTCTGCGCCTGATCGCACCAACGTTGCAGTTAACGTGGTGGAAAAACCCACAGGGGAGTTCTCGCTTGGTGGCGGTTACTCAACCGACGTGGGCGTGATCGGTAACGTCGGGCTGAAGCAGCATAACCTGCTGGGCACCGGGGTTGATGCCGGGTTCTCGGGCACGGTTTCGCAGTGGCAGAAACAGGCAGATATCTCTATCACCAACCCTGCATTCATGGGGCGCAACCTTGTTGCCGGTGCGGATATCTTCTTTGTTGAAAACAATTACCAGACCTATCAGAACTATTCTGAAGGACGTTACGGTATTACTCTGCGCATGGGGTATTCATACAACCGCTATCTGTCCCAGTCCTGGAACTATAGCCTGATCCGCCGTTGGGTGGGTGATACGTGGGATCAGTCCTCCTACTACGTGCTGGATCAGAAGGGTAAGTCTCTGCTCTCACAGCTTAGCACCACCCTTATGTATGATACGCGTGATAACCGCATGGCACCGCATAGTGGGTACTATGTGTCTGTTGGTGGTGACTTTGCCGGTATTGGCGGCGATGAAAAATACGTCCGCGGTAAGGTTAACGGCGCGTACTATGTGCCGTTGGATGATATTACCAACAGCCATAGCTGGACGTTTATGGTGCGCGGTGGTGCCGGGTACATGGCCGACTGGGGCAATGGCCGCCACGATATTATCGATAACTTCTATCTGGGTGGTAACAACCTGCGCGGCTTCTTGGATGGTGGTGCCGGGCCGCGTAGTGTGGGTATCCTGAACCATTCATCTGAAGATCTGTTGGGTGGGCGCTTTATGTATAACGCTTCCGCCCAGCTTAACTTCCCTATTCCGTTCCTGTCTGACATGGGTATTGGCGGGCGTGCGTTTGTGGATACAGGGAGTGTCGCTGGTTTGCGTGTGAAGCGCCTTTATACAAGCAAGGCGAATGATGGCAGCTATTACACGCCTGTCAGCGGTGATACATTGCGCCCACGTGTAAGTGCTGGTGCTGGTTTTTCATGGAAAAGTCCGTTTGGTCTGCTGAACATCGATCTGGGTGTGCCCGTTATGCGGAGCCATAATGACCGCACGCAGCTCCTTCGCTTTGGCTTCGGCCAGCAATTCTGAGGTAATAATGCGTTTTTCCACCAGAACTGCCCTGCTGGGGGCTGTTGTCCTGTCTTTCTCTTCGGCTTTTGTGCCATCTGCACAGGCGCAGAATGGGGGCGGGTGGTTTGTGCCCAAAACCCAGCAGCCTGCCGCACAGGCTCCAGCGCAGCATCCGGCTGCGGCCCGTCGTGCCCCGGCTCCGGTGCAGTTGCCCGCACCGCCGGCTGATAGCCAAGAAGCAGATCAGGCTCCGCCCGTACTGCCGCTGCCGCCTATTCCGTCTGCGCCAGAAGTTGCCAAGGAAGCGCCGCCGCCCACAACAGTTATTGGTGTGATCAGCGTTGGCGGCGTTATGCGTCAGTCTTCTGCTGTTATGCAGGTTGAACGTACTCTGGGTGGCCGTCGTGATGAACTGGCGCAGGACCTCCAGAAGGAACAGGCTGGCTGGCGTGATGAGCAGCAGAAGTTACAGGCGCAGGCCAAATCTCTGACATCCGAACAGATTCAGACGCGTGAACGCAGCCTTCAGGCCCGCGTGATGAAAGCCCAGCGCGATTTCCGTAACCGTAACCGCATCATTCAGGAAGCGGCGCAGGTTTCTCTGGGGCAGATCGAACGTGAACTGGTGCAGGTTATCCAGAAAGTGGCTGCAGCCCATGGCATGAACCTTGTTCTGCACAGCGAACAGGTGGCCCTGCATGTTGATGGGCAGGATATCACTAACGAAGTGGCCGTGCAGTTGAACAAGATTCTGCCATCCGTGTTCATTCCGGAAGCCAATGTTGACCCTGAAGAGCTGGCCAAATCTGGCAAGATGCCCACAACGGCAGATGCAGATCAGGGCCCACGCACAGGTCCGGCTCCAGTAGTGGCACCGGCAGCCGGGCAGCAGTAAGCGTGGCTGAGGGTACAACATTTTCCGGGCCGGCAGACCCACGCTTTTTCACTCGTGCGGGGCCGTTTGATGCGGCCGCGCTGGCTGAAACCGCAGGGGCGGAACTGGTGCTGCCTAAAGCAGGCACCCTGCCAGCAGAAGGCTTTGTGGGTATTGCGCCCTTACAGGCCGCAGGCCCGCGTGATGTCAGCTTTCTGGATAACCGCCGGTATGCTCCTTTGCTGGAGCAAACCAAGGCCGGGCTGGTTATTGTTGCGCCCGCTTTTGCAGATAAAGTGCCTGCAGGGTGTGCCGCATTGGTAACGGGTACGCCGTATCTGGCGTGGTCTCGCGTTGCGCGGTTGTTCCACCCACGGGTGCCAGCGCGTGCGGGCGTGCATCCTTCTGCATGTATTGATCCTACTGCCAGCATAGATTCCACGGCAGAAATTGGGCCGTTTGTGGTGGTTGGGGCTAAGGCGGAAATTGGGCCGGGCTGCATTATTGGTTCCCACGCAGTGGTGGGCGATGGTGTGCAGCTTGCGCAGGATTGCCGTATTGGCAGCCATGTTACGCTTTCTCATGCGGTGTTGGGTGAGCGGGTGATTATTCTGCCCGGTTCACGCATTGGGCAGGATGGATTTGGTTTTGCGGTTGGCCCGCAAGGGTTTGAAACCGTGCCTCAGCTTGGCCGCGTGGTGCTGGAAAACGATGTAGAAATTGGCGCCAACAGCACAATTGACCGTGGTTCGGTGAATGATACGGTTATTGGTGCAGGATCACGTCTCGACAATTTGGTGCAGATCGGCCACAACGCCCGTCTGGGGCGGTGTTGTATTGTGGTTTCACAGGCCGGGATATCTGGCTCCACCGTGCTGGAAGACTATGTAACTATTGCCGCGCAGGCTGGCCTTATCGGGCATATTCGCATTGGTGCAAAAGCGCGTATTGGCGCGCAATGTGGCGTAATGTCGGATATAGAAGGCGGCGCGGATGTAATTGGCAGCCCGGCTATGCCGTTCAGGGAGTTTTTCCGGAACGTAGCGGTATTGCGCAAGCTGGCAAAAAAGGCGTCTGGATCGACCAAGACCGGTTCGGACAAGGGATAAACTAAGGTCGGTGCTTGATACCGGCGCAAAGGGTGGTTTCGGGGACGTGGAGACGAAACAAGAATCGCAGCAGGACGCTCAGACGATCGATAAAATTGACGTCAACCGTATTATGCAGGCGATTCCGCACAGATATCCTTTTCTTCTGATCGACCGGATGGAAGATATCGTCCAGGGAGAAGAGGCAACAGGTATCAAGAATGTTTCGGTCAATGAACCATTCTTTCAAGGGCACTTTCCTGCACGCCCTGTTATGCCGGGTGTGTTGCTGGTTGAAGCTATGGCGCAAACCGCCGCAACTTTGGTTGTGCTGACACTGGGCAAGGATTTTGAGGGCAAGCTGGTCTATTTCATGACTATTGAAGGTGCAAAGTTCCGCCGCCCGGTAGAGCCGGGGGATCAGGTGCGCATTCATGTTGCCAAGGAACGCCACCGCTCCAATGTGTGGAAATTTCGCGGTGAAGCCCGCGTAGAAGGCACTGTGGTGGCGGAAGCCACATTCAGCGCCATGATTATGGGCTGAAAACCCGGCCTGTTCACATCATTCTGTTAAGGCAAGTCAGGTTTGCCCCTAAACTGCCCAGATTTTTTGCAAAAGGGTAAGGGTAGGGCAAATCTGCCCGGCCAACGGTGAACGGAAATAAGGAACTGAATTGGTGCACGCTGCAGAGGAAGCCAGATCAACCGTTGTCCACCCAACGGCTCTTGTTGCTCTCGGTGCGCGGCTTGGGCAGGGGGTGGTTATCGGCCCTTGGTGTTCTGTCGGGCCAGATGTCACGATTGAAGACGGGGTTGAGCTGATCTCTCATGTGGTGGTCGATGGCCACACGCGCTTGGGGGCGGGTTCACGCTATTTTCCGTTTTGCACCGTGGGCATGGCCCCGCAGGATCTAAAGTATAAAGGTGAGCCAACCCGGTGCGAGATCGGGGCAGACACAGTGGTGCGTGAACACGTTACCATCCATCGTGGCACGGCCACGGGTTCTGGCCTTACCAAGGTGGGCCAGAATGTGCTGATCATGGCCAACGCCCATGTGGCGCATGATTGCGTGCTGGGTGACCGCGTTATTATCGTGAATAACGTGGTGATGGGCGGCCATGTTACCATTGAGGATGATGCCCGTATTATGGGCTCTGCTGCCATTCATCAATTTGTCCGCATCGGGCATGCGGCCCTTGTAGGCGGTGTGGCTGGGGTGGAGGCCGATGTTATCCCTTACGGCAGTGTGCTGGGCAACCGTGCGCGGCTGATTGGCCTGCATTGGATCTGGCTGCGCCGGAATGGCGTGCAGTCTGATGAAATCCATCGGATGCGTAAGGCATTTCTCACGCTGTACCCTAAAAATGGCTGTGCGGAAGATCCTTTCTCTGTGCGTCTGGAACGTGTGCGTGCAGAATTTGGTGATAACCCACGTGTGCGCGAAATTCTGGACTTTATAGATGCTCCGAGCCGGCGCGGCCTTGTGCGTCCCGCACGGCAAGATTTGGAGCGCGCAGAAACCGAGGGCGCGTGAGCACACCCTCTGCTGTTGGTATTCTTGCAGGCGGAGGCCCTCTGCCGGGCAAAGTAGCAGAAGCGGCCACAGCCGCCGGGCGGCCTGTTTTTATTCTCGGGTTTGAAG from Acetobacter ascendens includes the following:
- the dxr gene encoding 1-deoxy-D-xylulose-5-phosphate reductoisomerase yields the protein MRTVTVLGSTGSIGCSTVDLLEQARDQFRVRALVGGKNAAKLAEQARSLKAELAVLADEGAFEELKTLLAGSGTKVACGRQAVIDAAALPADWTMAAITGAAGLEPTLAAVKNGKSIALANKEALVCAGDVMLRAVKEAGATLLPVDSEHNAVFQAMADRQIDQVEKIILTASGGPFRTSTLEEMRVVTRAQALKHPTWSMGAKISIDSASMFNKGLEVIEAARIFNLPEDKIDVLVHPQSVVHGMVQYTDGSLIAQMGSADMRIPIAHTLTWPKRMATTSPRLDLAAFGKLEFYAPDEVRFPALRLAREALRKGGAASAILSAANEIAVDAFLHEQIGFLDISRIVEEVMVALGAPSADTLDAVLHWDAEARRAAQRLIPAHAA
- the rseP gene encoding RIP metalloprotease RseP, with the protein product MMIHDYLRTLLSFVFVLGVLVSFHELGHYLAAKWRGVHVEVFSLGFGPALFRWRDKSGTEWRICPIPLGGYVRPHGFEDPEDATPEQKAAWIKGRTFHDKSVFSRAIVILAGPIFNFILAFALFALLFATTGQPHVRDQIATVMPNGAAAVAGVQQGDVIQRIGSHDVTGVEDIQASISTQAGAQTTLTVKRGEQSVTLPITIGKAPDSTPQKPHGQLGIIFATEVGKPLPFPQAVVAGVKATWNASVQTLDGVWQILTGQHTAKDLGGPLKIAQLSGQVAQYGFASLLSFMALLSVNLGLINLFPVPLLDGGRLVFYAIEAIRGRPVSKRVQEISFQVGFALLAGLFLFSTFNDLSGFGLFRWIASLVG
- the bamA gene encoding outer membrane protein assembly factor BamA, whose protein sequence is MGFRTKSDPDGRKQILTGKRSALFVSVCVLPFVMVDGRQASAASTEGTNAAAPAAVVAPSRAIHARTPRLSESTSSVAPTGGYIEDIRVSGNTRIETNTVLSYMVARVGDPFSQDDLDRSLKTLYATGLFKDVTLRRDGNILLVRLKENPIVNRIVFEGNHAAKDEDLRKVLALRPRAVFSAETTADDRQRILEVYAQKARFAAVVTPQIIKLAHNRVDVVFQINEGPQTLISKIAFVGNKAYSESSLAGVVSSKETAWYHFLSSSDEYNPERIKYDAELLRRFYLRNGFVDFQIKDVKGELSPDRKSFYVTFTMDEGVRYRLGKVDIRSSLRHVPAKSLRKYVELFPHQWYDGKAVQDNATDMEEILQAEGHPFAQVRPTIARNPEKRIVNLLFDVSEGPRHYVERIDVNGNTITQDNVVRRQLPFAEGDPYTTSYKKYAKEAVQDLGFFKSVDVSTAQGSAPDRTNVAVNVVEKPTGEFSLGGGYSTDVGVIGNVGLKQHNLLGTGVDAGFSGTVSQWQKQADISITNPAFMGRNLVAGADIFFVENNYQTYQNYSEGRYGITLRMGYSYNRYLSQSWNYSLIRRWVGDTWDQSSYYVLDQKGKSLLSQLSTTLMYDTRDNRMAPHSGYYVSVGGDFAGIGGDEKYVRGKVNGAYYVPLDDITNSHSWTFMVRGGAGYMADWGNGRHDIIDNFYLGGNNLRGFLDGGAGPRSVGILNHSSEDLLGGRFMYNASAQLNFPIPFLSDMGIGGRAFVDTGSVAGLRVKRLYTSKANDGSYYTPVSGDTLRPRVSAGAGFSWKSPFGLLNIDLGVPVMRSHNDRTQLLRFGFGQQF
- a CDS encoding OmpH family outer membrane protein — its product is MMRFSTRTALLGAVVLSFSSAFVPSAQAQNGGGWFVPKTQQPAAQAPAQHPAAARRAPAPVQLPAPPADSQEADQAPPVLPLPPIPSAPEVAKEAPPPTTVIGVISVGGVMRQSSAVMQVERTLGGRRDELAQDLQKEQAGWRDEQQKLQAQAKSLTSEQIQTRERSLQARVMKAQRDFRNRNRIIQEAAQVSLGQIERELVQVIQKVAAAHGMNLVLHSEQVALHVDGQDITNEVAVQLNKILPSVFIPEANVDPEELAKSGKMPTTADADQGPRTGPAPVVAPAAGQQ
- the lpxD gene encoding UDP-3-O-(3-hydroxymyristoyl)glucosamine N-acyltransferase; amino-acid sequence: MAEGTTFSGPADPRFFTRAGPFDAAALAETAGAELVLPKAGTLPAEGFVGIAPLQAAGPRDVSFLDNRRYAPLLEQTKAGLVIVAPAFADKVPAGCAALVTGTPYLAWSRVARLFHPRVPARAGVHPSACIDPTASIDSTAEIGPFVVVGAKAEIGPGCIIGSHAVVGDGVQLAQDCRIGSHVTLSHAVLGERVIILPGSRIGQDGFGFAVGPQGFETVPQLGRVVLENDVEIGANSTIDRGSVNDTVIGAGSRLDNLVQIGHNARLGRCCIVVSQAGISGSTVLEDYVTIAAQAGLIGHIRIGAKARIGAQCGVMSDIEGGADVIGSPAMPFREFFRNVAVLRKLAKKASGSTKTGSDKG
- the fabZ gene encoding 3-hydroxyacyl-ACP dehydratase FabZ; protein product: MQAIPHRYPFLLIDRMEDIVQGEEATGIKNVSVNEPFFQGHFPARPVMPGVLLVEAMAQTAATLVVLTLGKDFEGKLVYFMTIEGAKFRRPVEPGDQVRIHVAKERHRSNVWKFRGEARVEGTVVAEATFSAMIMG
- the lpxA gene encoding acyl-ACP--UDP-N-acetylglucosamine O-acyltransferase — protein: MHAAEEARSTVVHPTALVALGARLGQGVVIGPWCSVGPDVTIEDGVELISHVVVDGHTRLGAGSRYFPFCTVGMAPQDLKYKGEPTRCEIGADTVVREHVTIHRGTATGSGLTKVGQNVLIMANAHVAHDCVLGDRVIIVNNVVMGGHVTIEDDARIMGSAAIHQFVRIGHAALVGGVAGVEADVIPYGSVLGNRARLIGLHWIWLRRNGVQSDEIHRMRKAFLTLYPKNGCAEDPFSVRLERVRAEFGDNPRVREILDFIDAPSRRGLVRPARQDLERAETEGA